In Desulfobaculum bizertense DSM 18034, the genomic stretch ACTTTGGGAAGAAATTACCGTTTGCATGGTATTCTGCATTTCTTGGGCCAAAGTTTCTCCATCGCTCTGGAAACGGCGGAACATGGACTTCCATTGTCCCTGATCTGCCTGTTCCTGCTGCTGATTATGCTGACCAGCACCCTGCCAGGACTGTGCAAAATTATTGTCCGAAAGCTGCGTCTGAACCTCCAGACGCTGGACCTTGAGACCCTGATCCTGCAAATTCTGCTTGAGCAGTGCGAGCTGTTCCGTCAGCTTCTTTCCTGCTTCGTGTGAATCCACGCGGATGACGGCAGAAACTTCCTTGTCCTTGACCGACAGCACCAGACTCATTTTGCCCAGATCAGCAGTATCCAGCTTCAGATTCAGCTGCTTGCTTCCATTTGCGGTGTTCTTCAAAATTCCATTCTCGACCTGACGCATCACCTGTGATGCAAAGCCGTTTTCAGCAAGCTTTGGCATGGCAACACTTCCTGTATTGGCCTTGCCAAAAATAGACGTGGCAAGTTCTGCCGCCCGTCCCGCTTCATCATTCAGAAGCGTTCGGGAGGAGGACTTTTCACCCTTCACGTCCAGCTTGCCCAAAAACTCTTCCCAGACACCGCGATCCTGCTGGGAGAATTCACCAGACTGCTTTCCGGAAAATCCATTTTCCGCACCGCTCTGGCTTTGCCCCTGAAATGCTGCCAGCCGGGCTTCCAGCCCTTCTGTCTGATTCTGAGGCATGGTGTTGCCCATTCCTGCCGTCCGTGGCGAATGGTTTCCGAGCAGCCGCTCCGCGACGCCCTGAAAAGATGTCGACCGGACTCCCTGCGCATCTTCTTTTTCGCGCTGGGCATAATCCGCCAGAACCTGTTGGTTCCGTCCAAAATTTTCTTTTGTGCTATCAGGACGGGCATTCGTCTCAGCTCGAGACAGTGCCGCTTCCAGAATCTGTCCAAGATTTTCCTGGATTTTCTTTGGTGCTGCATCGTCCTGCTTGGCATCTTTCGCCAACTCGCTCTTGAGCTGACTCATAACCGTCCGGAAGCCCTTCACAGGAAGTGCCGCGTCTCCTGTGCCCTGCATCAGGGCCTTCAGCCGCGCCATCCCTTTATCCGAAAGCTGAGCAGCCTTGCCAAGCAGAGCCAGATCTGACGACGTGACATCCAAAAGACCTGTGTCCTGCATGCCATTCAGTCGTTTGCCCAACTGGTTCCACACGGTGGAATACTGCCCATGCTCCAGCTGGCCCATAAGGTTCTGGGACTGCTGAGGCGTAAAGCCCATCTTCTGGAAAAACATCTGGAGCTGACGCGTTTCATTCATGTCGAGCTGCACAGGATTTCGACCATAGGCTCCCATGCGCGATGACAGCGCAGACATAAACTGTCCCCAGGTCAGGCCAGCTTCGCTTGTGACGCGCTCAGAAAACGCCTGAACTTCTTTCTTGCTCAGGCCCATGTCTTCCAGCTTGTCCCGAAGCTCAAGCAGGTCTTCCTGTGTCAGCTTTAAATTTTGCACGACATTCAGTCCCTGCGTGCTCCCCGTTCCCCGCAGGCTTCCGGAATTCGGAACACCTGCAAGCTGCTGGAGCGCCTGCAAAGTCTGTTCGCCAGACGGCCGGGTCTGTGCCTTGCCCACCAGGCCACAGGCAGCATCATGCAGCGCAGCTTCAAACTGCCGGACCTGCTCTGACTGTCTGGGTTTTCCCTGATCTTCGCCAAACGCGGACTGGAGCATCTGCTCAAATCCTGTCGTCATCTGCGGAAGGGACTGCCCAACCAGACTGTCAGCAGCATTATCCAGCCAGCCGCGTCCTGCGCTGGAGGATGAATTGAGGCCAAAAACCTCATCTGCCTTGTCTGCTATTGAAGGAAAAATCTGCATACGTTGTTACCTCGCTCCTATAAGGTTACAAAGCTCATGCCAAAATATTTTATCCTTGATTTTATTGAACTTTTTGAAATAGCGAGGAAGTTTTTTCCGGCCCAAAGAGCACAAAAAAACGCACAGGCAGGAAGCATGTGCGCTCTTTCAAATATTTCACTTTCCCCGTCGCTCTTCTCTCATCACATCTTTTTACCCGGCCTCTATATTCCCTCTCTCATTGCGCACAAAAAAAGCCGGGCTGCTCAGCAGCCCGGCCAGAATCAGCGTATTTGCAAGGACTTTGCGACTAGTCCTGCAAAGGCTTCGCCTTACCAAAACCGTACTTCATCATGAAGAAACCAAAGGCTGCTGCTGCGAGAACAACACCCACGATTTCAGAGATGCCCATCGGCAGGTTGAAACCAATCTTCGCCTGAAGAATAAAGGTTACACACACCGCGGTCATGAAGGTTGCCGGAATTGTTGCAATCCAGTGCAGCTTCTTGGTTCGGATCAGATACACGGCAGCAGCCCAGAGCATCAGCATAGCCAAGGTCTGGTTTGCAAAACCAAAGTAGCGCCAAATCATGCCAAAGTCCTGAGTCGAAATAACGTAACCGATGAGGAACAGCGGTACAGCAATCGTCAGGCGCTTGGCCGGAAGGCTCTGGTCCATCTTAAAGGTTTCAGCAAGAATCAGTCGGGTACTACGGAATGCCGTATCACCAGAGGTAATAGGCAGAACAACAACTGCCACGATAGCCAGCATGCCGCCAACGCCACCAAGCAGAGTTGTGGAAACTTCCTTAACAACTGCTGCCGGAGAACCAGCTGCAACAACTGCACTCAGTGCCTCAGGAGAGTTGTAGAAGGACATACCAAGAGTTGCCCAGATAAGAGCAATAACACCCTCGATAATCATCGAACCGTAGAACACGGAGCGGCCTTCTCGCTCGTTCTTCACGCAGCGCGCCATAAGCGGGGACTGTGTGGAGTGGAAGCCTGAAATAGCACCACAAGACAAAGTGATGAACAGCAGAGGCCAAACAGGCTTATTCCCGGGATGAACGTTTGTCGTGACATCAAGGTTCGGCAGGATGCTATAGTCACCAGCAAACAGTGCGATGCACAGGGAGACTGTCATAACCAGCAGCAAAATACCCATAATCGGGTAGAAGCGGCCAATAATCTTGTCGATGGGAAGAATCGTTGCCAAGAAATAATAGAAGAAGACACAGGCAACCAGAATCTGAACGTCAATGCCAGTCAGGCCGTTCAGAAGCTTTGCCGGGGCGAGAACAAAAACAACGCCAACCAGCAAAAGCAGAATCACAGAGAATACTCGCATAACCTGACGTGCAGGCATGCCCATGTATTCACCAACAATCTCAGGAACACTCGCGCCGCCATTTCGGACGGACAGCATGCCACTGAAATAGTCATGGACGGAACCAGCAAAAATACAGCCAATGACAATCCAGACCAGTGCGACAGGTCCGTACATCGCACCAAGGATAGGTCCAAAAATCGGTCCAATACCAGCAATGTCCAGAACCTGAATGAAAATCAGCTTCCACTTCGGCATGGGAAGGTAGTCAACCCCGTCCTGCTTTGTGTATGCAGGCGTCTCACGGTTGGCGTCCGGTCCCATAATATTGTCGACGAACTTACCATAAACAAGGTAGCCGACGATCAATGCTATCAGGCATAGAAAGAATGTAAGCATAAAAGCCTCCCTCTGGCTCTTCTAACCCCGTCCGTGCGGGATTTGGTTTCTAAACCCCTTGTAGTGCATCCTAATCATTATACAAGGGGTTAAGAATGAATGGCCGTTTTTCTGCCCTGAATCGCCATGTACTCGCCCTGAGTGACATGGACCTCTTTACTCCTCCCTCCGCTTGTACCCTTTTCAGCACTTTTTTTCACGCCAAAAATCACAAGCAGATAGCTCAGGGGGATGTTTTCTATTGGGGCGCTGCCCCAAGCCCCGCAAGGGGTGCCGGGTGGGCGGGTATTGTTTTATTGGGGCGCTGCCCCAAGCCCCGCAAGGGGCGCCGCCCCTTGACCCCGCCCAAGGACGAGGCCCTTGGGAATCCCGCTATCGCCCAAAATGAAGGGCCGGATGTGTGAAAGCCGTTGGCTTTCCCTTACATCCGGCCCTTCATTTTGGCCTAGTGGCGTTTCCCGATTGCGTGTTCTTCTGCCTTTTTCTGCCGCACTTATTTTCTTTCTGAACGCAAGCGTTCAGAAAGAAAATGGTGGCAACGCACGAGAAAGAGAAACGACTTTCTTTTCGTTTTCTCACCCAAGTTTAAAAGCCGTCCAAGCGAAGCTTGAACGGCTTTTAAACTCGATGAGGATACGTAAGGGAATCATTCCCTTACGCGGGGGTTTGGGGGCTGGCCCCCAATCATTTCCACACTCTTCTCCCACACAACTCACGACGTTTTAATTCTCAACCATTTTTCCTACAGTGTGGAGATGCGGATTTTTAGGGACGTGAAACCAGACGACAGTGCCTGATCCTAGCGCACTGCGAATGTGGAGGCGGTAGCGCGATCCATACATCTGCTCAAGCCGCTGAGTGCAGTTGGAGAGTCCAATGGAGTCACGCCGGGAGCCGAGGCCACCGGAGAGAACCTTGGAGGCTTTTTCTTCTTCCATGCCGACGCCATCGTCTTCGACGCGCACACAGAGTTCGCCACGGTCGACTTTGGCATGAAGGCGAACAACACCGCCCTCTTCCTTGTGGGAAATGCCATGCACAATGGAATTTTCAATAAGTGGCTGCACGAGGAGAGACGGCACCATCCAGTCGCGGGCTTCGGGGGCGACATCCAAATCGACACGTACACGCTCGCCAAAGCGGGCCTGCTCAATGGAAAGATAGGAGCGGACCTGCTCCAGTTCCTCGTCAAAGCGCACCATGCCTCGCGTGCTCATGTTGCGCCGCATGAAATTCGCAAGATCCTTGAGCAGATCGCGCGCACGAGTCGGGCTTGTCCGACAAAAGGATGCAATGGTATTGAGCGAATTGAATAAAAAATGTGGATTAATCTGGGCCTGAAGATGCCGAATTTCAGCATTGGCCCGTAGCTCGGCCTGAATCTGAATATCTTCAAGTTCAAGCTGCGTCGAAAAAAGCTGAGCAAGCCCCTTGGCTAACTCAAAATGCACACCGTCGAGACTAGACCGCTTGCTGCCATAAAACTTGAGTGCACCAACAATGCGCCCACCCTTCTTGAGCGGCACGTTGATACCGGAAAGAAAGGGGCATCCTTTGTGATCGCAGCCAATTTCTTCGGGGCTGTGCTGAAACATGGGCAAACCAGTCTCAATAACGTGCCGGGTAGCCTGCGTTCGAATCGCCCGACCGGGCAAATGATGGTCTGCACCTTCACCGACATGCGCCAAAACCTTTTCAGAATCCGTGATGGCAACAGCGGCAACACCAATACGGTCATAAATGATGCGAGCTGTGGCGCGGGCTGTTTCCGGATTTAGGCCTGTCCGAAGATAGCCCACGGTAAGGTTGGCAATGGACAAAATATCGTGCGCCGTACTGGACTGATCTTTTTCACGATACATGGACAAAATTCGAATAGTCTGAACAAAAAGCCCAGCACCAAGCGTGTTGACCACAATCATGGGCAGCGCAATAATTTTGACCAACTCCAGTGCTTCCGGAAAAGAGTGAGACATGGTGAGGACGAGCACCATGTGCAAACATTCTCCGGCAAAGGCGATGCCTGAGGCATAGCGCCAGTCAAGCCGCTTTTCACCAAGGTAGCGCCCCATAAACCCAGCGACTGCCCCCTCAAGAATTGTGGCAATGCCACAGGGTACAGAAGAGAATCCACCGACATCAATAAGGATTCTGTGCCCACCGGCAATTATTCCAGCAAGAATGCCGACAACAGGCCCACCAAAAAGCCCACCGGGAACAACGCCCATTGCCCGCAGATTTGCAAGGCTGTTGAACACCATGTTGCCGCTATAGGTCCCCATGATGCCAAAGGCGCCAAAGAGCAAAACCTGAAAAAGTTTGCTGATGCCTCCGGGAGCGCGCAAACCAAGACGACGCACAGGGCTAAAATGCAGCAGCATAAATGCCACGGCAATAATCAACCCAAAGCGCTCCAAAAGCGAAAACAGGAGGACACCAATCGTCATATATCTTCTCCGGCCAGAAACAGATTCTGGCGCGTTCTAAAGTCCGAGATTTTCTTTAAAGCCTGCCACTCGCGAACGACTCACAGGGATTTCCGAGCGACCGGCATCATCCATGACAATGTTGTACTTGCCGTTGAACCACGGCGAAAATTCGTGAACATGAGCGAGATTGACAAGCGTGCTGCGATTGACCCGGTAAAAGGAAAATTCCTTGAGGCGGGCCTCTATTCTGTCGAGAGTCAGCGGCCCATGACTTGATGCGCTAGAATCGTGCGTATAGACTGTGATTTTTTTGCCATCCACACTCAAAAAATACACATCTTCCGGGGGCAGAAGCACAACCCGCCCACCTTTTTCAACGGGAATTCGGACAATTTTCTGCGCTCCGCCAACGCTCTCCAGCACCTTTTCCAGTTTCTGCCTCATAGCCGCTTCTGCGCTGGGATGCCGCGCTTCGAGCTGCTGCCGCACCTTGTCTATGCTGGACTCCAAACGTTGCTCAGAGACAGGCTTGAGCAAATAATCCACGGCGTTCGCTTCAAAGGCCCGAATGGCATACTGGTCAAAGGCCGTAGCAAAAACAAAAAGTGGCGGATGCTCAAGGGCGAGCGTCTCCGCGACAACATGAAAACCATTTCGACCGGGCATTTCTATGTCCAGAAAGACCACGTCCGGCTCATGCTTGAGAATTGCCTCAACCGCAGCTCCGGCCGAAGAAGCTTCTGCCACAAGCTCGACACCGTCTATGGCAGAAAGCATGTAGGCCAGCTCGTCACGTGCAGGCGGCTCATCATCAACAATTATCGCGGTAATGGAGCGTGGAAGCATGGGCGTTCCCCTCTGTTCCCTGCATGTCCCCCCGGACGCAGGATGGTTCAAAAAAAAGCTCCCCCAGACAGGGGGAGTTTAAGAACGGAGCCAAAGATGGCAAGAAAAAAAACAGGACCCAGCTCAATGCTGGCATATGCTGACCAACATCTCAGCACAGCGAACAGCATCCCTCCGGGACTGCACAGACCAGTTATCGTTTGACATCGCCATCTGTGCAAAGCTCCGAAGCGGGCTCACAACAGGGGCACCCTGCTGCCAAAAATTCTTTTGCACCGCGGTACTGCCAAAACGCAAAATGCGGTTCATGTCGCGGCCAAAGCGGGCAAAGCCCAAAAGCATTCGTTCCGAAAGCGCGGGATACTTCTCCCGAAGATGCACAAAAGTCTTCTCCGGAAGCTCCGCACTCCCCCGGCCAGAAAAAGCAAGCCAAAACTCCTGCCAAAACTGCGAACACAAGGCTCGGGAACGCGCCTCTGTGCTACGGCATGGCTCCAGAGCATACAAGCCCTGCTCAGAGCGGCTGCTTTTCCACAGCTCCAGACCAGCTAACGCCGCAGACTGCCCAGACGGGACCCGGTCACGACACAGCTGCGACGCCAAATACGCAACGGCCTGCGGCTTCAGCTTGCGGTGGCAGAGTCCTGAGGGTGTTCTGCGACACGTCCAGCACCCCGCGCAACTCATGGCGGGCCGCAACACATAATGCCCCGGCTGATACGGCCCTGTTTCCATGCAGTTCACATTGCCTATGGACAGATTCAAAACCTTGAGGCCTGACCACGCGGCAAGATGCATAGGACCAGTATCGGGCGTCATGAGCATGTTTAGCCCCTGCCCAGTCATCACCAGTTCAGAAAGACTCTGCTTTCCAGCAAGGTTCAGGGCTGGAAATGAAAGCCGGGAAGCCAGCTCTGTGGCAAAAGCCTGCTCCGCAGGACCGCCTAAAAGAACAGGAAAAATCTTCCTTGCATACAGCAGCTCACACAACTCTTCCCAAAACTCCAGACAGGGCCGCTTGAGCGCCTCACTCGCCCCAAGAAACACCCCAACCCGCCGGCTCGACGTTCCCCCCAAACTTCGAGGCGAACTCCAGACAGTCTCTTGCATCTGATCCTGCGGGATAATGTCCATTGCATTCAGGTCTGCCCAGTGAAAAGCATTGTGCCGGTTGCAGTTCACAAGAGCACAACGGTAGAGCTGCCAAAAGCCGCGTACATGCAACTCGCCGTGAGCATCGCAGACCGGGCCAAAAAGTTCCTCACTCTTCACCTCTGCGGCGAGCTTCGCCGAAGTCGAGTCATGGCTCAGGTTTATCACCAGCTCATACGGCGTCGTGCGGAGCTTTTCATAAGAATGACTGAGCGAAAAATACTGAACCGCAGGTCCCACAGGACGAAGCTGCTCATAAAACGTCTGCTGCGCTGCCACCCAGATTGGGTGCCCCGGAAATTTTCTGGAAAGCCACAAAAAGAGAGGAAAACTCAGAATGAGATCTCCCATGCGAAGCGGCTGGATAACAAGAAGAGGCTTCTTCATACAGCTTACCCAAAGGTCCTGCGCACAGTTTCAATAATAGTCTTCATGCGGGACTCGTAGGTGTGCTCAGCCATGATGCGCTTGCGGGCTGCACGAATCACAGCCTCACGCTCAGCACTGTGCGACAGGTAATAGTGGACCAGTTCAGGTATTTCATCGGGAGATTCATAAGAAATGCACTCAACACCCGGCTCAAACAGCTCGTCCATCTGCTCCTGATGGTCAGAGAGGACAAAGGAGCCAGAGGCGGGCACATCAAAAATACGCTGATTCACAGCGCCTTTCATCTGGCGGCTCGTGCAGTTGAAGTTGATTTCGGCACAGGGATAAAAATACGGCAGCTCTTCATAATAGTTCAGCTCAGGATGCCAGCGCCAGGAATATGGAGAATCGGCAAAGGCGAGCTGCCAATTTTCATCACCAGCAATAAGCGGATCAAATGGCAGGATGCGCGAAACGCAGTCCCAGCGATACTGGCGCGTGGCCTCAAAGGTAATCAGCCGTTCGTAGGCAAGCTGCCGTTCCGTGGCATGAAGCGCCACAAACTCTGCATAAATTTCCGGACGGAACTTTTTCAAAAAGGCAGGAACGCTGCGCTCTGTGCTCTGGGTAAACGCAGAGGCAACATCTTCATACCCCGTTGCAAGTGATGCCGGGAAGTGCCCTTCCTGCAAGTTATCCTGCACTGTTTGCAGCATGGAGAACCCAATAAACGAAACCCGGGATTTCCACTGCGCATGTTGGGCATCTGTCTTACCCTGAAAGCGGAAAACGTCCGTTCCAAGCGGCAGATACTCTACCCGCTCAAAGCCCATGTCTTTCAAAAGCGGAATGTTGTCCTTGTCCCATGTCAAAAGCATAGACCAGTCACTGACGAGCTTTTTATACCGGGCGAGAATCAAAAGCGGGTTGTCCACGAACCACGAAACCAGCGGCAGCTCAAGCTGTTCAAGCAGGTTCATGACCGCTCCCTCGCGGTCCATTCCCATGTGATTAATGGTCAGGACAAAATCTGGCTTAAACTCCAGAATAGCCTTCAGCAAATCCTCGACAAGATGCTCACATTCCATTGTATCTTTTTTAATCTGCAAAAGACGGAACGGAATGCCGAGGCGTTCGCAGGCGCTGATAAGTTCGCCATTCAAAAAGTATTTGCTGGTCAAATACAAAATTCGAGGCGTGGCGTTCTGAAACTTGGGATACGAAACCTGGGACCAGAAATCATACTTTTGACTGGCTTCAAGACATGACAGGACTTCGCCGTAATACGCACGGTTCAGCCTGCGATAGGCAGGGAGCGCAATGGGAGAAAACTTTTTGCGCCCGTGCTGAACCTGCCACTCCGTGAGCTGGCGCAAAACCACCTGAGGATCTGGGTCAGAAACCCAAAAAACACGTGATTCATTCGCATAACGATCACGAAGCCCAGTACATTCCAGAACCTGAGTTTCGCAATCGACAACAGCAACAGGACCAGTGCAGACCTCAAGAAGAGCATCAAGCGCCGCGCCAGAGCCAGACCCAAGGAGTACGGGCAAAAGCTCTTCCGGCCTGTTCCCCTGCATAGCGCGCGAAACAAGAGCCTGCTCCCGCTGCTCTGGATTTTTACCAAAAAGCCGAAAGCCCCGGCCATCACGCACAAGGTCAATATCACACAGTACACCGCCTTCCATGATGGGAGTCACAGTGTACGCCGTCGAAAGTATCTTCATAGAGCGCTACCATTTTGCGGAACCGTGCCTGTACAAAAGGAACTCCACTCGCCTGTTCTGACGTCGGTCCTTTTCGTTATCATTTGGCACCAGAGGCCGCGTGTCCGCATATCCAACGGCTTTGAGCTGCTGCGGATTAATGCCGCCTTCTTCCACAAGCCAACGCAATGTTGCTGCTGCCCGTGCCGAAGAAAGCTCCCAGTTGGACGGATACAGCGACCCTGAATGTTCCTGATCATCCGTGTGCCCACGGATAACGCAGTTAAATTTATATTCTTTGAGCAAGTTCAGCACCTTTGCCAAAATCTTGGGAGCATCAGCAGCCAAGACAGCGGAACCACTCTCAAACAAAAACGAACTGTCGATGCGGACAAGAACGCCTTCCCTGTCTGCGGTCACGCCTGTCGAGCGTTTCAACTCCGTATCTTCCTCCACCATCGCCCGAAGCTTCATGGTCATGTCGAGCACTTCGCGCTCTTTTTGATTAAGCTTCACGCCCTTGCTTTCGAGCCGGGTAGGAGAATATGCGGCAAAGGTATCTTCCGGCCGTTCGGTTTGCACACCAAAAGCTTCCTTGATGGACCCCA encodes the following:
- a CDS encoding sensor histidine kinase, with translation MTIGVLLFSLLERFGLIIAVAFMLLHFSPVRRLGLRAPGGISKLFQVLLFGAFGIMGTYSGNMVFNSLANLRAMGVVPGGLFGGPVVGILAGIIAGGHRILIDVGGFSSVPCGIATILEGAVAGFMGRYLGEKRLDWRYASGIAFAGECLHMVLVLTMSHSFPEALELVKIIALPMIVVNTLGAGLFVQTIRILSMYREKDQSSTAHDILSIANLTVGYLRTGLNPETARATARIIYDRIGVAAVAITDSEKVLAHVGEGADHHLPGRAIRTQATRHVIETGLPMFQHSPEEIGCDHKGCPFLSGINVPLKKGGRIVGALKFYGSKRSSLDGVHFELAKGLAQLFSTQLELEDIQIQAELRANAEIRHLQAQINPHFLFNSLNTIASFCRTSPTRARDLLKDLANFMRRNMSTRGMVRFDEELEQVRSYLSIEQARFGERVRVDLDVAPEARDWMVPSLLVQPLIENSIVHGISHKEEGGVVRLHAKVDRGELCVRVEDDGVGMEEEKASKVLSGGLGSRRDSIGLSNCTQRLEQMYGSRYRLHIRSALGSGTVVWFHVPKNPHLHTVGKMVEN
- a CDS encoding LytR/AlgR family response regulator transcription factor; protein product: MLPRSITAIIVDDEPPARDELAYMLSAIDGVELVAEASSAGAAVEAILKHEPDVVFLDIEMPGRNGFHVVAETLALEHPPLFVFATAFDQYAIRAFEANAVDYLLKPVSEQRLESSIDKVRQQLEARHPSAEAAMRQKLEKVLESVGGAQKIVRIPVEKGGRVVLLPPEDVYFLSVDGKKITVYTHDSSASSHGPLTLDRIEARLKEFSFYRVNRSTLVNLAHVHEFSPWFNGKYNIVMDDAGRSEIPVSRSRVAGFKENLGL
- a CDS encoding carbon starvation CstA family protein — translated: MLTFFLCLIALIVGYLVYGKFVDNIMGPDANRETPAYTKQDGVDYLPMPKWKLIFIQVLDIAGIGPIFGPILGAMYGPVALVWIVIGCIFAGSVHDYFSGMLSVRNGGASVPEIVGEYMGMPARQVMRVFSVILLLLVGVVFVLAPAKLLNGLTGIDVQILVACVFFYYFLATILPIDKIIGRFYPIMGILLLVMTVSLCIALFAGDYSILPNLDVTTNVHPGNKPVWPLLFITLSCGAISGFHSTQSPLMARCVKNEREGRSVFYGSMIIEGVIALIWATLGMSFYNSPEALSAVVAAGSPAAVVKEVSTTLLGGVGGMLAIVAVVVLPITSGDTAFRSTRLILAETFKMDQSLPAKRLTIAVPLFLIGYVISTQDFGMIWRYFGFANQTLAMLMLWAAAVYLIRTKKLHWIATIPATFMTAVCVTFILQAKIGFNLPMGISEIVGVVLAAAAFGFFMMKYGFGKAKPLQD
- a CDS encoding OmpA/MotB family protein; translation: MAKQEYTPPQRKDEEPEVEEGLPAWMATFADMMTLLLCFFVLLLSFANQDISNFRTLMGSIKEAFGVQTERPEDTFAAYSPTRLESKGVKLNQKEREVLDMTMKLRAMVEEDTELKRSTGVTADREGVLVRIDSSFLFESGSAVLAADAPKILAKVLNLLKEYKFNCVIRGHTDDQEHSGSLYPSNWELSSARAAATLRWLVEEGGINPQQLKAVGYADTRPLVPNDNEKDRRQNRRVEFLLYRHGSAKW
- a CDS encoding CgeB family protein gives rise to the protein MKILSTAYTVTPIMEGGVLCDIDLVRDGRGFRLFGKNPEQREQALVSRAMQGNRPEELLPVLLGSGSGAALDALLEVCTGPVAVVDCETQVLECTGLRDRYANESRVFWVSDPDPQVVLRQLTEWQVQHGRKKFSPIALPAYRRLNRAYYGEVLSCLEASQKYDFWSQVSYPKFQNATPRILYLTSKYFLNGELISACERLGIPFRLLQIKKDTMECEHLVEDLLKAILEFKPDFVLTINHMGMDREGAVMNLLEQLELPLVSWFVDNPLLILARYKKLVSDWSMLLTWDKDNIPLLKDMGFERVEYLPLGTDVFRFQGKTDAQHAQWKSRVSFIGFSMLQTVQDNLQEGHFPASLATGYEDVASAFTQSTERSVPAFLKKFRPEIYAEFVALHATERQLAYERLITFEATRQYRWDCVSRILPFDPLIAGDENWQLAFADSPYSWRWHPELNYYEELPYFYPCAEINFNCTSRQMKGAVNQRIFDVPASGSFVLSDHQEQMDELFEPGVECISYESPDEIPELVHYYLSHSAEREAVIRAARKRIMAEHTYESRMKTIIETVRRTFG
- a CDS encoding flagellar hook-length control protein FliK encodes the protein MQIFPSIADKADEVFGLNSSSSAGRGWLDNAADSLVGQSLPQMTTGFEQMLQSAFGEDQGKPRQSEQVRQFEAALHDAACGLVGKAQTRPSGEQTLQALQQLAGVPNSGSLRGTGSTQGLNVVQNLKLTQEDLLELRDKLEDMGLSKKEVQAFSERVTSEAGLTWGQFMSALSSRMGAYGRNPVQLDMNETRQLQMFFQKMGFTPQQSQNLMGQLEHGQYSTVWNQLGKRLNGMQDTGLLDVTSSDLALLGKAAQLSDKGMARLKALMQGTGDAALPVKGFRTVMSQLKSELAKDAKQDDAAPKKIQENLGQILEAALSRAETNARPDSTKENFGRNQQVLADYAQREKEDAQGVRSTSFQGVAERLLGNHSPRTAGMGNTMPQNQTEGLEARLAAFQGQSQSGAENGFSGKQSGEFSQQDRGVWEEFLGKLDVKGEKSSSRTLLNDEAGRAAELATSIFGKANTGSVAMPKLAENGFASQVMRQVENGILKNTANGSKQLNLKLDTADLGKMSLVLSVKDKEVSAVIRVDSHEAGKKLTEQLALLKQNLQDQGLKVQRLEVQTQLSDNNFAQSWQGAGQHNQQQEQADQGQWKSMFRRFQSDGETLAQEMQNTMQTVISSQSGLDIIA
- a CDS encoding glycosyltransferase family 9 protein, with amino-acid sequence MKKPLLVIQPLRMGDLILSFPLFLWLSRKFPGHPIWVAAQQTFYEQLRPVGPAVQYFSLSHSYEKLRTTPYELVINLSHDSTSAKLAAEVKSEELFGPVCDAHGELHVRGFWQLYRCALVNCNRHNAFHWADLNAMDIIPQDQMQETVWSSPRSLGGTSSRRVGVFLGASEALKRPCLEFWEELCELLYARKIFPVLLGGPAEQAFATELASRLSFPALNLAGKQSLSELVMTGQGLNMLMTPDTGPMHLAAWSGLKVLNLSIGNVNCMETGPYQPGHYVLRPAMSCAGCWTCRRTPSGLCHRKLKPQAVAYLASQLCRDRVPSGQSAALAGLELWKSSRSEQGLYALEPCRSTEARSRALCSQFWQEFWLAFSGRGSAELPEKTFVHLREKYPALSERMLLGFARFGRDMNRILRFGSTAVQKNFWQQGAPVVSPLRSFAQMAMSNDNWSVQSRRDAVRCAEMLVSICQH